A genomic segment from Streptomyces sp. TLI_235 encodes:
- a CDS encoding glutamate/tyrosine decarboxylase-like PLP-dependent enzyme, with protein sequence MSAAADRMHQPDNQLVDLVFDYMRERLQYNPVPLDHPGDGEHLRTHLAGLLNEHGNDPGDVLKLYDHELSRAVISADSPRYLSFIPCAPTKAALLFDMVVSCASLQGISWLEAAGAIAAENQVLRLIADRAGFPASAGGTFVSGGSAGNLSALVVARDTARHRLGVGPEARLRIAVADQVHSSVKNTFNIIGVEAFVVPTVDRRFTGDALRAALAADPNPETVIAVVGTAGTTNEGIVDDLQGLSEVTRERGLWFHVDGAYGGAGLFAPSVRERYNGIEHADSFVVDPHKWLFAPFDCAALIYRNPQLARAVHTQDASYLDVLHTEGDEWNPTDYAYHLTRRARGLPLWFSLAVHGTQAYTDAIETGLKLAQDTAQLIRDTERLELLHDPQLSAVCFRRTGWTHEDYYRWSQQLLADQIGFVTPTGWDGETVARFAFLHPGTTMEMVEEILATME encoded by the coding sequence GTGTCCGCAGCCGCCGACCGCATGCACCAGCCCGACAACCAGCTGGTCGACCTCGTCTTCGACTACATGCGCGAGCGGCTGCAGTACAACCCCGTCCCCCTCGACCACCCCGGCGACGGCGAGCACCTGCGCACCCACCTCGCCGGCCTGCTCAACGAGCACGGCAACGACCCCGGCGACGTCCTCAAGCTCTACGACCACGAGCTCTCCCGGGCCGTCATCTCCGCCGACAGCCCGCGCTACCTCTCCTTCATCCCCTGCGCCCCCACCAAGGCCGCCCTGCTCTTCGACATGGTCGTCTCCTGCGCCTCCCTGCAGGGCATCTCCTGGCTGGAGGCGGCCGGTGCCATCGCCGCCGAGAACCAGGTGCTCCGCCTGATAGCGGACCGCGCCGGCTTCCCCGCGTCGGCCGGCGGCACCTTCGTCTCCGGCGGCTCCGCCGGCAACCTCTCCGCCCTGGTCGTCGCCCGCGACACCGCCCGCCACAGGCTCGGCGTCGGCCCGGAGGCCCGGCTGCGGATCGCCGTCGCCGACCAGGTCCACTCCTCGGTCAAGAACACCTTCAACATCATCGGCGTCGAGGCCTTCGTCGTGCCGACCGTGGACCGCCGCTTCACCGGCGACGCGCTGCGCGCCGCCCTCGCCGCGGACCCGAACCCGGAGACCGTGATCGCCGTGGTCGGCACCGCGGGCACCACCAACGAGGGCATCGTCGACGACCTGCAGGGCCTGTCCGAGGTCACCCGCGAGCGCGGCCTGTGGTTCCACGTCGACGGCGCGTACGGCGGCGCCGGCCTGTTCGCGCCCTCCGTCCGTGAGCGCTACAACGGCATCGAGCACGCCGACTCCTTCGTCGTCGACCCGCACAAGTGGCTCTTCGCGCCGTTCGACTGCGCCGCCCTGATCTACCGCAACCCGCAGCTCGCCCGCGCCGTCCACACCCAGGACGCCTCCTACCTCGACGTCCTGCACACCGAGGGCGACGAGTGGAACCCCACCGACTACGCCTACCACCTCACCCGGCGCGCCCGCGGCCTGCCGCTCTGGTTCTCCCTGGCCGTCCACGGCACCCAGGCCTACACCGACGCCATCGAGACCGGCCTCAAGCTCGCGCAGGACACCGCGCAGCTCATCCGCGACACCGAGCGCCTCGAACTGCTGCACGACCCGCAGCTCTCCGCCGTCTGCTTCCGCCGCACGGGCTGGACCCACGAGGACTACTACCGCTGGTCCCAGCAGCTCCTCGCCGACCAGATCGGCTTCGTCACCCCCACCGGCTGGGACGGCGAGACCGTCGCCCGCTTCGCCTTCCTCCACCCCGGCACCACCATGGAGATGGTCGAGGAGATCCTCGCCACCATGGAGTAG
- a CDS encoding methyltransferase family protein has translation MGGGGRHAAGSWPARQGGLRGLVREELLTRQLAEQLTGRTGLRVLDVGCGQGTQTVRLARAGHFVTGVDPDPVTLGAAQAAVGAEPAEVQGRVRLIGGDGHACGRWFPPRSFDVVLCHGALMYLADPDPLLAALARVLDTGGVLSLLVRNADALAMRPALSGDWRTALAAFDSYRCTDRYGVPARAHRLAELTTTLTGISVPLRHWYGVRVFTDAAPDEATPVDGRQLAQLLDAEERAGRQDPYRQVAGLLHLVGAK, from the coding sequence GTGGGCGGCGGCGGCCGGCACGCGGCCGGTTCCTGGCCCGCCCGGCAGGGCGGCCTGCGCGGTCTCGTCCGAGAGGAGCTGCTGACCCGGCAGCTCGCCGAGCAGCTCACCGGCCGGACCGGACTGCGCGTCCTGGACGTCGGCTGCGGGCAGGGCACCCAGACGGTGCGGCTCGCCCGCGCCGGGCACTTCGTCACCGGTGTCGACCCGGACCCGGTCACCCTCGGCGCCGCCCAGGCCGCGGTCGGGGCCGAACCCGCCGAGGTACAGGGCCGCGTCCGGCTGATCGGCGGGGACGGGCACGCCTGCGGCCGCTGGTTCCCGCCGCGCTCCTTCGACGTGGTGCTCTGCCACGGCGCCCTGATGTACCTCGCCGACCCGGACCCGCTGCTCGCCGCGCTCGCCCGGGTGCTCGACACCGGCGGCGTGCTGTCCCTGCTGGTCCGCAACGCCGACGCGCTGGCCATGCGCCCCGCGCTGTCCGGCGACTGGCGCACGGCCCTCGCGGCCTTCGACTCCTACCGCTGCACCGACCGGTACGGCGTGCCCGCCCGGGCGCACCGGCTCGCCGAGCTGACGACCACGCTCACCGGGATCTCGGTACCGCTGCGGCACTGGTACGGCGTCCGGGTCTTCACCGACGCCGCCCCGGACGAGGCCACGCCGGTCGACGGCCGGCAGCTCGCGCAGCTCCTCGACGCCGAGGAGCGCGCCGGCCGCCAGGACCCGTACCGCCAGGTCGCCGGCCTGCTCCACCTCGTCGGCGCCAAATAG
- a CDS encoding AsnC family transcriptional regulator, producing the protein MSAHRPIDPGGASLDDTDRLLLEHLSKDGRASYAEIGLLANLSATAVRRRIDRLRARGVVRGFTVVLDPALLGWQTEAFVEVYCRERTSPEELLASLRQFPEVVAAWTVTGDPDALVHLRAADTRHLEAVIERIRKEPGVQRSRSSVVLSRLIG; encoded by the coding sequence ATGAGCGCGCACCGACCCATCGACCCGGGCGGGGCGTCGCTCGACGACACCGACCGCCTCCTGCTCGAACACCTCAGCAAGGACGGCCGCGCCTCCTACGCCGAGATCGGTCTGCTCGCCAACCTCTCCGCGACCGCCGTCCGCCGCCGCATCGACCGGCTCCGCGCCCGCGGCGTCGTCCGCGGCTTCACCGTCGTCCTCGACCCCGCCCTGCTCGGCTGGCAGACCGAGGCCTTCGTCGAGGTCTACTGCCGCGAACGCACCAGCCCCGAGGAGCTCCTCGCCAGCCTCCGCCAGTTCCCCGAGGTCGTCGCCGCCTGGACGGTCACCGGCGACCCCGACGCCCTCGTCCACCTCCGCGCCGCCGACACCCGGCACCTCGAAGCCGTCATCGAACGCATCCGCAAGGAGCCCGGGGTCCAGCGCAGCCGCAGCTCCGTCGTCCTCTCCCGCCTCATCGGCTGA
- a CDS encoding adenosylcobinamide kinase /adenosylcobinamide-phosphate guanylyltransferase has protein sequence MALPRTLVLGGARSGKSTRAELMLAPYADVLYVATSGTRDGDREWADRVRLHRERRPASWRTAETCDLEAVLADRDDTAPVLIDCLALWLTAVMDEHAAWSDDSWHGGGEQAVQRRCEALAAAWAATRRPAVAVSNEVGMGVVPATAAGRRFRDTLGRLNMAVADASEQVLLVVAGQVLTVKATAV, from the coding sequence ATGGCACTCCCCCGCACCCTGGTCCTCGGCGGCGCCCGCTCCGGCAAGTCCACCCGGGCCGAGCTGATGCTCGCCCCGTACGCGGACGTGCTGTACGTGGCCACCTCGGGCACCCGCGACGGCGACCGGGAGTGGGCGGACCGGGTCCGGCTGCACCGCGAGCGGCGGCCGGCGAGCTGGCGCACCGCCGAGACCTGCGACCTGGAGGCCGTGCTCGCCGACCGGGACGACACCGCCCCGGTGCTGATCGACTGCCTGGCGCTGTGGCTCACCGCGGTGATGGACGAGCACGCCGCGTGGTCCGACGACAGCTGGCACGGCGGCGGCGAGCAGGCGGTGCAGCGGCGCTGCGAGGCGCTGGCCGCCGCCTGGGCGGCCACCCGGCGTCCGGCGGTCGCGGTCAGCAACGAGGTGGGGATGGGCGTGGTGCCCGCGACCGCGGCCGGACGGCGCTTCCGGGACACCCTGGGGCGGCTCAACATGGCGGTCGCCGACGCCTCCGAGCAGGTGCTGCTGGTGGTGGCCGGACAGGTGCTGACCGTCAAAGCCACCGCCGTGTAG
- a CDS encoding leucyl aminopeptidase — MTTLSVSTSSAASLRADALVVGVAKGPKGLVLAPGAEAVAEAFEGTLTEVLATLGATGAEGEAVKVPAPAGLKAPLVLAVGLGDASEDGYAAEALRRAAGVAARTLAGVKKAALALPADSAEEIEAVALGALLGSYAFGTYKGENGKAPVGEVAVLAARKGSKDAKAAVERAAALGEEMNRARDLVNTAPNDLNPKSFAAIAQAAGKEHGLKVEVLDEKALLKGGFGGILGVGNGSANPPRLVKVAYTHPKATASLAFVGKGITYDSGGISLKPAGHNETMKCDMAGAAAVFAAVVAAKRLGLRVNVTAWLALAENMPSGSATRPGDVLRMYGGKTVEVLNTDAEGRLVLADAIVRAGEENPDAIVDVATLTGAMVLALGTRTFGVMANDDELRTRLHETATAVGEQSWPMPLPADLRKGMVESTIADLANMGERMGGGLVAGLFLKEFVAEGIDWAHLDIAGPAFNEGGPFGYTPKGGTASAVRTLVRYAEDVAAGA, encoded by the coding sequence GTGACAACACTGTCTGTGAGCACCTCCTCCGCCGCGAGCCTGCGCGCGGACGCCCTGGTGGTCGGCGTGGCGAAGGGCCCCAAGGGCCTGGTGCTCGCGCCCGGCGCCGAGGCCGTGGCCGAGGCGTTCGAGGGCACGCTGACCGAGGTCCTCGCCACCCTGGGCGCCACCGGCGCCGAGGGCGAAGCGGTCAAGGTTCCGGCGCCCGCCGGCCTGAAGGCCCCGCTCGTGCTGGCGGTCGGCCTCGGCGACGCGTCCGAGGACGGCTACGCCGCGGAGGCGCTGCGCCGGGCCGCCGGTGTCGCCGCGCGCACCCTGGCCGGCGTGAAGAAGGCCGCGCTGGCGCTGCCCGCCGACTCCGCCGAGGAGATCGAGGCCGTCGCGCTGGGCGCCCTGCTGGGCTCCTACGCCTTCGGCACGTACAAGGGCGAGAACGGCAAGGCCCCGGTCGGCGAGGTGGCCGTGCTGGCCGCCCGCAAGGGCAGCAAGGACGCGAAGGCCGCGGTCGAGCGCGCCGCCGCCCTGGGCGAGGAGATGAACCGGGCCCGCGACCTGGTCAACACCGCGCCGAACGACCTCAACCCGAAGTCCTTCGCGGCGATCGCCCAGGCCGCCGGCAAGGAGCACGGTCTCAAGGTCGAGGTGCTGGACGAGAAGGCTCTGCTCAAGGGCGGCTTCGGCGGCATCCTCGGCGTGGGCAACGGCTCCGCCAACCCGCCCCGGCTGGTGAAGGTGGCATACACCCACCCGAAGGCCACCGCCTCGCTGGCGTTCGTCGGCAAGGGCATCACCTACGACTCGGGCGGCATCTCGCTGAAGCCGGCCGGCCACAACGAGACCATGAAGTGCGACATGGCGGGTGCCGCCGCGGTGTTCGCCGCCGTGGTCGCCGCCAAGCGCCTGGGCCTGCGGGTCAACGTCACCGCCTGGCTGGCGCTGGCCGAGAACATGCCGTCCGGCTCGGCGACCCGCCCCGGCGACGTGCTGCGCATGTACGGCGGCAAGACCGTCGAGGTGCTCAACACCGACGCCGAGGGCCGCCTGGTGCTGGCCGACGCGATCGTCCGGGCCGGCGAGGAGAACCCGGACGCCATCGTGGACGTCGCCACCCTGACCGGCGCGATGGTGCTGGCGCTGGGCACCCGCACCTTCGGTGTGATGGCCAACGACGACGAGCTGCGCACCCGCCTGCACGAGACCGCGACCGCGGTCGGCGAGCAGTCCTGGCCGATGCCGCTGCCGGCGGACCTGCGCAAGGGCATGGTCGAGTCGACGATCGCCGACCTCGCCAACATGGGCGAGCGGATGGGCGGCGGCCTGGTGGCCGGCCTGTTCCTGAAGGAGTTCGTGGCCGAGGGCATCGACTGGGCCCACCTGGACATCGCGGGCCCGGCGTTCAACGAGGGCGGCCCGTTCGGCTACACGCCGAAGGGCGGCACCGCGAGCGCGGTGCGCACCCTGGTGCGCTACGCGGAGGACGTGGCGGCGGGCGCCTGA
- a CDS encoding phage shock protein A (PspA) family protein, translating to MKRMGLIFRSKANKALDRAEDPRETLDYSYQKQLELLQKVRRGVADVATSRKRLELQLTQLQQQSAKYEDQGRKALSLGREDLAREALTRKSNLQSQITDLETQYQQLQAEEEKLTLASQRLQAKVDAFRTKKETIKATYTAAQAQTRIAESFSGISEEMGDVGLAIQRAEDKTAQMQARAGAIDELLASGALDDASGLGRKDDIEAELERVAGGTDVELELARMKAELTGGSPTAAPQAIEQGQQDPSKINYNK from the coding sequence ATGAAGCGTATGGGGCTGATCTTCCGCTCCAAGGCCAACAAGGCACTGGACCGTGCGGAGGACCCGCGGGAGACGCTCGACTACTCCTACCAGAAGCAGCTGGAGCTGCTGCAGAAGGTGCGCCGCGGCGTCGCCGACGTGGCCACCTCCCGCAAGCGCCTGGAGCTGCAGCTCACGCAGCTGCAGCAGCAGTCCGCGAAGTACGAGGACCAGGGCCGCAAGGCGCTCTCGCTGGGCCGCGAGGACCTCGCCCGCGAGGCGCTGACCCGCAAGTCGAACCTGCAGTCCCAGATCACCGACCTGGAGACCCAGTACCAGCAGCTGCAGGCCGAGGAGGAGAAGCTCACGCTCGCCTCCCAGCGGCTGCAGGCCAAGGTGGACGCCTTCCGCACCAAGAAGGAGACCATCAAGGCGACGTACACCGCCGCCCAGGCGCAGACCCGGATCGCCGAGTCCTTCTCCGGTATCTCGGAGGAGATGGGCGACGTGGGCCTGGCCATCCAGCGGGCCGAGGACAAGACCGCCCAGATGCAGGCGCGGGCCGGTGCGATCGACGAACTGCTCGCCTCCGGCGCGCTCGACGACGCCAGCGGCCTCGGTCGCAAGGACGACATCGAGGCCGAGCTGGAGCGGGTGGCCGGCGGCACCGACGTCGAGCTGGAGCTGGCCCGGATGAAGGCCGAGCTGACCGGCGGCTCTCCCACCGCGGCCCCGCAGGCCATCGAGCAGGGACAGCAGGACCCGTCGAAGATCAACTACAACAAGTAA
- a CDS encoding NADPH:quinone reductase-like Zn-dependent oxidoreductase → MKAIVIRQYGGPDVVEYTDVPDPKVGPDSVLVRTKAVGVNPVDWKLREGHLDGIMDVHFPLIMGWDLAGVVQAVGGGVTEFAPGDEVVGYVRKDSAEHGTYAQLVAAPVRTLARKPASLDWAQAGGLPLAGLTAYQALVKALRIRAGQTVLVHAAAGGVGSLAVQIAAAHGARVIGTAGERNHNYLRELGAEPVAHGDGLADRVRALAPDGVDAALDLVGGDAVEISAQLVPDPSRIASVADYGVAARGGHYVWARPDAADLAELGRLADTGRLRVPVASTFPLSQAASAQALNAEGRTRGKIVLLVD, encoded by the coding sequence ATGAAGGCCATTGTGATCAGGCAGTACGGCGGCCCCGACGTCGTCGAGTACACCGACGTGCCCGACCCCAAGGTCGGACCCGACTCCGTCCTGGTGCGCACCAAGGCCGTCGGGGTCAATCCGGTCGACTGGAAACTGCGCGAGGGCCACCTCGACGGCATCATGGACGTCCACTTCCCGCTGATCATGGGCTGGGACCTGGCCGGCGTCGTCCAGGCCGTCGGCGGCGGCGTCACCGAGTTCGCCCCCGGCGACGAGGTCGTCGGCTACGTCCGCAAGGACTCCGCCGAGCACGGCACCTACGCCCAGCTCGTCGCCGCCCCCGTCCGCACCCTCGCCCGCAAACCGGCCTCCCTCGACTGGGCCCAGGCCGGCGGCCTGCCGCTCGCCGGCCTCACCGCCTACCAGGCGCTCGTCAAGGCGCTGCGCATCCGCGCCGGCCAGACCGTCCTGGTGCACGCCGCGGCCGGCGGCGTCGGCAGCCTCGCCGTCCAGATCGCCGCCGCCCACGGCGCCCGGGTCATCGGCACCGCCGGCGAACGCAACCACAACTACCTGCGCGAACTCGGCGCCGAACCGGTCGCCCACGGCGACGGCCTGGCCGACCGCGTCCGGGCGCTCGCCCCCGACGGCGTCGACGCCGCCCTCGACCTCGTCGGCGGCGACGCCGTCGAGATCTCCGCCCAGCTCGTCCCCGACCCCTCCCGCATCGCCTCGGTCGCCGACTACGGCGTCGCCGCCCGCGGCGGCCACTACGTCTGGGCCCGCCCCGACGCCGCCGACCTCGCCGAACTCGGCCGCCTCGCCGACACCGGCCGTCTCCGCGTCCCGGTCGCCTCCACCTTCCCGCTCTCCCAGGCCGCCTCCGCCCAGGCCCTCAACGCCGAGGGCCGCACCCGCGGCAAGATCGTGCTCCTGGTCGACTAG
- a CDS encoding quinolinate synthetase: MTTTTETYGVDPSPTPLALLLLGREADPASERGVECPGDLPAASDPDLVARARAAKAKLGDRVFILGHHYQRDEVIEFADVTGDSFKLARDAAARPEAEYIVFCGVHFMAESADILTSSAQQVVLPDLAAGCSMADMATAEQVAECWDVLADAGIADVTVPVSYMNSSADIKAFTGRHGGTICTSSNAKRALEWAYEQGEKVLFLPDQHLGRNTAVLEMGFSLDDCVLYNPHKPNGGLTAEQLRNAKMILWRGHCSVHGRFSLDSVNEVRERVPGVTVLVHPECKHEVVTAADMVGSTEYIIKALDAAEPGSKWAIGTELNLVRRLAKTHPDKEIVFLDRTVCFCSTMNRIDLPHLVWALESLAEGRVPNVITVDPETEKYAKAALDRMLALP; this comes from the coding sequence GTGACCACCACCACCGAGACCTACGGCGTCGACCCCTCTCCGACGCCCTTGGCGCTGCTGCTCCTCGGCCGCGAGGCCGACCCCGCGAGCGAGCGGGGCGTCGAGTGCCCCGGCGACCTGCCCGCCGCCTCCGACCCGGACCTGGTGGCGCGCGCCCGTGCCGCCAAGGCGAAGCTCGGCGACCGCGTCTTCATCCTGGGCCACCACTACCAGCGCGACGAGGTCATCGAGTTCGCCGACGTGACCGGCGACTCGTTCAAGCTGGCCCGTGACGCGGCCGCCCGCCCGGAGGCGGAGTACATCGTCTTCTGCGGCGTGCACTTCATGGCCGAGTCGGCGGACATCCTCACCTCCTCCGCGCAGCAGGTCGTGCTGCCGGACCTCGCCGCGGGCTGCTCGATGGCCGACATGGCCACCGCCGAGCAGGTCGCCGAGTGCTGGGACGTGCTGGCCGACGCCGGGATCGCCGACGTGACCGTGCCGGTCTCGTACATGAACTCCTCGGCCGACATCAAGGCCTTCACCGGCAGGCACGGCGGCACCATCTGCACCTCCTCCAACGCCAAGCGGGCACTGGAGTGGGCGTACGAGCAGGGCGAGAAGGTGCTCTTCCTGCCCGACCAGCACCTGGGCCGCAACACCGCCGTCCTGGAGATGGGCTTCTCGCTGGACGACTGCGTCCTCTACAACCCGCACAAGCCCAACGGCGGTCTGACCGCCGAGCAGCTGCGGAACGCGAAGATGATCCTCTGGCGCGGGCACTGCTCGGTGCACGGCCGGTTCAGCCTGGACTCGGTGAACGAGGTCCGCGAGCGGGTCCCCGGCGTCACCGTGCTCGTGCACCCGGAGTGCAAGCACGAGGTGGTCACCGCGGCCGACATGGTCGGCTCGACCGAGTACATCATCAAGGCGCTGGACGCCGCCGAGCCCGGTTCGAAGTGGGCCATCGGCACCGAGCTGAACCTGGTCCGCCGGCTGGCCAAGACCCACCCGGACAAGGAGATCGTCTTCCTCGACCGCACGGTCTGCTTCTGCTCGACCATGAACCGGATCGACCTGCCGCACCTGGTGTGGGCGCTGGAGTCGCTGGCCGAGGGCCGGGTGCCGAACGTGATCACGGTCGACCCGGAGACCGAGAAGTACGCCAAGGCCGCGCTGGACCGGATGCTGGCCCTGCCGTAA
- a CDS encoding cobalamin-5'-phosphate synthase, giving the protein MPDGLRFAFGTLSVLPVRVDRWDRPTAGRAMLAAPVVGVVLGLLAAGAGALVAWRAGGLLGAVAVVGVLAALTRGLHLDGLADVADGLGSGKPAEEALRIMKQSDIGPFGVLTLLLVMLTQIAALAGQFDASPGRGALAVLTAALAGRCALAWGCRRGVPAARPGGLGAAVAGTVPGTGAVAVSAVCALLLGTAGAGYGWWAWAYPAALAAGLGCALLLLRRCVRRLDGITGDVLGATAETAATGALVALALIGTG; this is encoded by the coding sequence GTGCCGGACGGGCTGCGCTTCGCCTTCGGCACGCTCTCGGTGCTGCCGGTCCGGGTCGACCGCTGGGACCGGCCGACGGCCGGCCGGGCGATGCTCGCCGCCCCCGTGGTCGGCGTGGTGCTCGGCCTGCTCGCGGCCGGGGCCGGGGCGCTCGTCGCCTGGCGCGCCGGCGGCCTGCTCGGCGCGGTGGCCGTGGTGGGCGTGCTCGCCGCGCTGACCCGCGGCCTGCACCTGGACGGCCTGGCCGACGTCGCCGACGGCCTGGGCAGCGGGAAGCCGGCCGAGGAAGCGCTGCGGATCATGAAGCAGTCGGACATCGGGCCGTTCGGCGTGCTGACGCTGCTGCTGGTGATGCTGACTCAGATCGCGGCGCTGGCAGGTCAGTTCGACGCCTCGCCGGGCCGCGGGGCGCTCGCCGTGCTGACCGCCGCCCTCGCGGGCCGCTGCGCGCTCGCCTGGGGCTGCCGCCGCGGGGTGCCGGCCGCACGGCCCGGCGGACTCGGCGCGGCGGTCGCCGGCACGGTGCCGGGCACCGGCGCCGTCGCCGTCTCCGCGGTCTGCGCGCTGCTGCTCGGCACGGCCGGCGCGGGGTACGGGTGGTGGGCCTGGGCGTACCCGGCGGCGCTGGCGGCCGGGCTGGGCTGCGCACTTCTGCTGCTGCGGCGCTGCGTGCGGCGGCTGGACGGGATCACCGGGGACGTGCTCGGCGCGACCGCGGAGACGGCGGCCACCGGGGCGCTGGTGGCGCTGGCGCTGATCGGCACCGGCTGA
- a CDS encoding nicotinate-nucleotide-dimethylbenzimidazole phosphoribosyltransferase, whose translation MDTTVDLDSFSSLVERPDEAARKAAEEYRQQLGLPPGGLGSLEELGAWLASVQGAAPVRPVAAAKVLLFAGDHGVAGIGVSRPGSGTVDRVHAVLAGTAPTALLARRYGAVVRVVDMAVDAEPHEFPAEVSQYRVRRGSGRIDVEDALTAEETARAFRAGMAIADEEADAGTDLVLLGDIGTGSTTVAAVLVGALCGTDAAAVTGRGSGIDDRVWMVKCATVRDALRRARPVLGDQLALLAATGGADFAAITGFLLQAAVRRLPVVLDGVVSAACALVAQRVAFRAPEWWRAGQDSGEPAQAKAYDRLTLTPLQQLGVRAGEGVGALLALPLLQAASDTLAEPTDVPAAAKGEPRPPAKLPTAAELLGLG comes from the coding sequence ATGGACACGACCGTGGATCTCGACAGTTTCTCCTCCCTCGTCGAGCGGCCCGACGAGGCCGCCCGCAAGGCCGCCGAGGAGTACCGGCAGCAGCTGGGCCTGCCGCCGGGCGGCCTCGGCTCGCTGGAGGAGCTCGGCGCCTGGCTCGCCTCCGTCCAGGGCGCGGCCCCGGTTCGGCCGGTGGCCGCCGCCAAGGTCCTGCTGTTCGCCGGCGACCACGGGGTCGCCGGGATCGGCGTCTCCCGGCCCGGGTCCGGCACGGTGGACCGGGTGCACGCCGTGCTGGCGGGCACCGCACCGACGGCCCTGCTGGCCCGCCGCTACGGCGCGGTCGTCCGGGTCGTCGACATGGCGGTCGACGCCGAGCCGCACGAGTTCCCCGCCGAGGTGTCGCAGTACCGGGTGCGCCGCGGCTCCGGCCGGATCGACGTCGAGGACGCGCTGACCGCCGAGGAGACCGCCCGCGCCTTCCGGGCCGGCATGGCGATCGCCGACGAGGAGGCCGACGCCGGCACCGACCTGGTGCTGCTCGGCGACATCGGCACCGGCTCCACCACGGTCGCGGCCGTGCTGGTCGGCGCGCTCTGCGGCACCGACGCGGCGGCCGTCACCGGGCGCGGCTCCGGCATCGACGACCGGGTGTGGATGGTCAAGTGCGCGACCGTCCGGGACGCGCTGCGCCGTGCCCGGCCCGTCCTCGGCGACCAGCTCGCCCTGCTCGCCGCGACCGGCGGCGCCGACTTCGCCGCGATCACCGGCTTCCTGCTGCAGGCCGCCGTCCGCCGGCTGCCGGTGGTGCTGGACGGTGTGGTCTCCGCGGCCTGCGCACTGGTCGCCCAGCGGGTGGCCTTCCGGGCGCCCGAGTGGTGGCGGGCCGGCCAGGACAGCGGCGAGCCCGCCCAGGCCAAGGCCTACGACCGGCTGACCCTGACACCCCTCCAGCAGCTCGGTGTCCGGGCCGGCGAGGGCGTCGGCGCGCTGCTGGCGCTGCCGCTGCTGCAGGCCGCCTCCGACACCCTGGCGGAGCCCACCGACGTACCGGCCGCCGCGAAGGGCGAGCCGCGGCCGCCCGCGAAGCTGCCCACCGCGGCGGAGCTGCTGGGCCTCGGCTGA